The sequence TGCTGAACTTTAGTGCTAGCTGCTTCAttcacaaatacatttttattcattcaCATTTATTCCTATTTATGACacataattaaagggtcactaaaggaattttttttttagctaaatagcttcctttaccttactgcagtcctggtttcatgtcctcattgttagtttttgctctgatgttgccgtaattctgctctgttgtggacacttcctggttgtctggctccttatgaaaaaagtcatgggagactttagtttagttttccttgccatgactctctatggcactgtccagcacagaggcttgaaataacatgcaaagactaaattagtttcactttcgtttttgcatctaggaggcacattatatgattgctttttatctattttttaaaaaaaaatttcctttagtgatcctttaagttacacttttttagcgctggaaaaagggtgtaacataacaaaatgtgaaaaaaaaaacagagcactGTGAATTCGTTCTGGCTGCACTGTACACATGTTTTATTCTACAAGTCTGTATTCCACGCTGTGTTACGGGTCTTTACTGTGCATTGTTCCATAGACAACAATGCACCAGTGATCAGATCAGTAAACCAAAAAGTAGTGGTTTTTACTCCCTTGTGCaaaaggcctaatgccgcgtacacacgatcgggcttttgcctggccaaatcacatcggaattccgacggaattccattggaaaaaaatagaacatgttctatatctaaaccccgatggaattcatcggaatttccgatgaaaaaactcagatggggctacacacgatcggaaattcagatcgtgtgtacggggcataagtgtgcTGAGGGCAGTACATTTACACCATGGAAAAACTGTAACCTCGGATTCGAAAACACCAAGACTGAAAAAGGGATGGGCCATATCTGAAACACAAACTGTACTTATGATTATTTGTGAAATGTTTTAGGTGTCAAAGGCTACCTTTCCCTGCATTTGCATGTCAAACATTTAGGGGTTTTGGAACCTTTTGTTAAGTACAAAGTTTTCCTTGGACTAAAAGTATGATTTATCAACCAAGATGCTCCTTAGTTTACTTATTTTAATGAAAATACAATCTGAAATACAATATGACATGAACATTTCATCTTTTGTTACAAAACATTCATTATTTACAAATCAGTGTATCTTTTTTGCAATGCCTTTATCTTTTAAGCATAGATCATCTTGGAGTTCTTACTGTCATGCCTTTAATCTTTTCATCATAGATCATCTGGGAGTTCTTACTGTCTTCAGTCCAACTTAGCATTTCAGGGTAAATAGGGTAAGATTAAATATGTACGGTTAGTCCATTTCTCTGTGGAACATGGTAAAATGTTCTCAAAACTAGTTATACATTATTTTCATATGTTGAATATTTGTCCTCTTCCTCAAGCCTTCATTTAATCAGGAATTGTCTTTTGGCTGAAGGACAGCGTGGTCAGAGGGAATGCATATCTTTAAGCCTCAAGATTTTTCATGAAGTTTCTTCAGGAGTATCACATTGTTTCTTGTAATGCTGCATTTCGGATTGCAGACCTAGAGCCaaaacattttcatttatttttttaaatagagaaCTACAGGTTGGGTGGACACATACCCATATACATTTATATCATGGTTCCAAAATGACTGTCATTCCTGAGAATGTTCTCATATAATCAGTTAGTCAAACCAATGCATGTGGCCTGAATAGAAATTGATCATTTTCCAGTGCTTGATCCATTTGTGGTCAGAACGTAATTACACATTTTGAACCCACTATGGCTTACTACACAAAACTGTAACATATACAAAGGTTTTAGCGGTATAGCTTATAATAATTCACATGAGGTTTATTGTGATGGAGCAGTAAATGGAACCTAATGCCATAGTCAAAGTAACTCTCATTGTGTATAATTATGATATACAAGAGAACAGCACAAAGGTCAGTAGTgctgatttatgagaaaataagcTAATAAATGCCATTTCATGCCTGCCCATCACAGACCGGTAAAGGTTTCTTTATTTTCGTTCTTAAATGttaacttagaaaaaaaaatgtgaactacAACAGATTATGAAGGCAACAACACCATTTTGATTGCTTTGGTTTATCTCTTATAGTCTTATAAATATCTTAAAGCAAACTGGTCAGCCAAAGGTGCCTGTTCTAACCCTTATAAGCCAGAATAGCCTCTTTTCAACCCTATGAATTTCGTTTTATGAAGGCCCTGGCTTCCCTAGGCTTACACTGCCCACCAGCCTATTCTTCATTGAGAGCACCCATCTGGAGGGATGGATGTTGGGCAGAACTTATCCTTAAAGTCAGTTAAATTGAGCCTTTAGTATCAATGTTACTTGTGATTTCTGCTCTTGGGCAGGGCTATTACCTTTTAAAAGGAAATCTGTACTGAAAAATGTAGACAGGGAAAATGCTAGTTGCATGAATCATGGTCAAAGAGCTAGCAGCAAGCAAAATCTGTGTAATGTCAATATTAAAGCCACTTGAACAGCATGACAGGCAAgcaaaatggcattttcaaaaggAGAGGTCAGCATGGTTATCCTCCATATATTCATCTCAATGCATGTTTCCTTAACAAGTCTAAACTGGCTGGCGagttcatttgaaaaaaaattacatttttaattctgGAATATTGTTGCCAGGAATGTCGGGAAGTGTTCCTGGTTCTTTCGTTATTACAACTGAATGATCAGTAACAGACGTGGAATGTTCTGGAGCATTTTCACCAGCCTTTTTCTCCTTTGGAATGTACTTGACAACGGCATTAATGAATTTGCCCCTGAAATCCTTGCTGAGGAAATTATAAAGGACTGGATTAGCCACACAGTGAAGCAATGAAGTGCAGTCAATTATCtcatagaaaaaataaagaatatgtgCAAAGCGGCAGTTGATAAAGATGTAGGATCCATGTAGTGTCAGTATTATCACAGTGGCATGATAGGGCAGCCAGCTAAGTAGGAACGTCAATATGTAGGCATAAATAAGCCGACAGTGTCTTCGGCTTTCTGGTCTTCCAGATTTCTTAATGTGATAGGCAGTCATCAGATTGTAAATGAGGATTACAACAAAAGGGATCAGGAACCCAAGGATTGTTGTCATGAGAGTAACCGCAAGAGCCCATTCATCATAGGACTCAAATGGTGCCATAAACATGCACACTGGGTCTGAAGTATCCACCAATTGCATGTGGATAACATCTGGTATGGGAAAAATGGCAGAAATCACCCAGATACCAATACAAAGACCTTTTCTGATCTTTACCTGGTTTTGacgccagaacactgaagacgaTGTTAGAGTCAAGTAGCGGTCCACGCTTAGAGCAGTAAGAAAGTATATACTGCTGAACATGTTGGCAAAATAGAAATAATGTGTAAATCGGCACAAAAATCCACCCCAGAGCCATGTATATTCCAGAAGTGCCTCCAACATCCAAAAGGGCAAGGAAAGAACCACTCCAAGGTCTGCCACTGCCATATTTAAAATATAGAGATTAATGGAGCTCTTGCTTCTTCTTGATTGCCAGTTTACCCATATCACTAGTAAGTTTCCAGCCAGACCAAAAACAAATGTAAGTAGATACAGAATAAAGAGGAAGATCTGTTTGACACCTTCATCTAGATCAACCTCGCAGAGGGAGAAAGAATTGTTGAGGTAGTACATAAGCTCTGTCCAGTTGTGGATATCTTCATACTGCTCATCCGATTCCAAACTTCCAAACTCTTCAGCCATTTTAAATTAAAGTAACGACTTctgaaaaaaagaagcaaaataaTTAGAAAATCCGTGAAAATTGCTGATACGATTATGTCCACAATAGCATAGCCAGAATGTTTGTCAAGTGCGGATGGGACGTTTTTGTAATATTTATCTAGCTTGGGTAAACAGCAACATGATTCAGtgaaatattctgtggactatcTCAGTGaaataaagctgaactctaacCAAATAGCTAAAAAAGGctgtccaaagacatgctggtaggttaattggatcctgtctaaattgtccctagtatgtgtatgtatgaatgtgagttagggaccttagattgtaagctccttgagggtagggactgatgtgaatgtacaatgtatgtatgtaaagcgctgtgtaaattgacggcgctaaataagtacctgaaataaataaataaatacaaataaatatatatatatactatattgtcaaaagtattgggacacctgcctttacacgcacatgaactttaatggcatcccaggtcttagtccgtagggttcaatattgcagctataatagctttaACGCTTCTGGGAAAGTGGTGcacaaggttcaggagtgtgtctatgggaatgtttcccttctgggaaggctgcatGGCTGGACTGGCCTACTGGGATACTGTGACATTTCCCAGTAGGCTGTctgccctggggccgctttgctgtggctgcagcgctcccctccttccTCTTGTGTATATGTCATTTAACACACAGCGGGagtctgtctatcacacaagctggtctaggaggagggcgggacttttatcacagcgcagCCGAACAATTCACACTCAGCTCTGTGACACATCGGTCTTCTGCTGTGCATAATCcagacactgactggtgaggctGCCTGCATGGACGAGCCCAGTCAGTgtagtgaggctacattgataagcacagtgaggctgcaagaaTGGTCACAGTAAGCCTAAAAAGATGAGCACGGTAAgattgcaatggtgggcacagtaaggctgcaatggtgggcacggtaaGGCTGTAATGATgagcacggtaaggctgcaatggtgggcacgataagactgcaatggtgggcacggtaaGGCTGTAATGATgagcacggtaaggctgcaatagtgggcacgataagactgcaatggtgggcacagtaaggctgcaatgctgggcatggtgaggctacaatggtggacacagtgaggctgcaatggtgggcatggtaaggctgcaatggtgggcacggtaaggctgcaatggtgggcacgataagactgcaatggtgggcacagtgaggctgtaatggtgggcatggtga comes from Rana temporaria chromosome 2, aRanTem1.1, whole genome shotgun sequence and encodes:
- the GPR182 gene encoding G-protein coupled receptor 182; protein product: MAEEFGSLESDEQYEDIHNWTELMYYLNNSFSLCEVDLDEGVKQIFLFILYLLTFVFGLAGNLLVIWVNWQSRRSKSSINLYILNMAVADLGVVLSLPFWMLEALLEYTWLWGGFLCRFTHYFYFANMFSSIYFLTALSVDRYLTLTSSSVFWRQNQVKIRKGLCIGIWVISAIFPIPDVIHMQLVDTSDPVCMFMAPFESYDEWALAVTLMTTILGFLIPFVVILIYNLMTAYHIKKSGRPESRRHCRLIYAYILTFLLSWLPYHATVIILTLHGSYIFINCRFAHILYFFYEIIDCTSLLHCVANPVLYNFLSKDFRGKFINAVVKYIPKEKKAGENAPEHSTSVTDHSVVITKEPGTLPDIPGNNIPELKM